A section of the Phacochoerus africanus isolate WHEZ1 chromosome 4, ROS_Pafr_v1, whole genome shotgun sequence genome encodes:
- the LTO1 gene encoding protein LTO1 homolog isoform X1, giving the protein MAGTQDMFDAIVMADERFHGEGYQEGYEEGSGLGLIEGRQHGTFHGAKIGSEIGCYQGFAFAWRCLLHTCATEKDSKKMKVLESLIGMIQKFPYDDPTYDKLHEDLDRIRGKFKQVGARGRFLLDRGPLAFPCGAERPLCRWFGGRLCSLSGQ; this is encoded by the exons ATGGCCGGGACTCAGGACATGTTCGACGCCATCGTGATGGCAGATGAGAG GTTTCACGGGGAAGGCTATCAGGAAGGCTACGAAGAAGGGAGTGGCTTGGGTCTAATCGAAGGAAGACAGCATGGCACGTTCCACGGAGCAAAAATCGGATCAGAG ATCGGGTGCTACCAGGGTTTTGCTTTTGCTTGGAGGTGTCTCCTGCACACTTGTGCCACCGAGAAGGACAG CAAAAAGATGAAGGTCTTAGAGTCATTGATTGGAATGATTCAGAAATTCCCTTATGACGACCCTACTTACGATAAACTCCACGAAGACTTAGACAGGATCAGAGGGAAGTTTAAGCAGGTTGGTGCGCGCGGCCGGTTTCTTTTGGATCGGGGTCCCCTGGCCTTCCCGTGCGGGGCTGAGCGTCCACTTTGCCGATGGTTTGGGGGCCGCCTGTGCTCTCTGAGTGGTCAGTGA
- the LTO1 gene encoding protein LTO1 homolog isoform X2 codes for MAGTQDMFDAIVMADERFHGEGYQEGYEEGSGLGLIEGRQHGTFHGAKIGSEIGCYQGFAFAWRCLLHTCATEKDSKKMKVLESLIGMIQKFPYDDPTYDKLHEDLDRIRGKFKQLCSLLNVQPDFKISAEGSGLAF; via the exons ATGGCCGGGACTCAGGACATGTTCGACGCCATCGTGATGGCAGATGAGAG GTTTCACGGGGAAGGCTATCAGGAAGGCTACGAAGAAGGGAGTGGCTTGGGTCTAATCGAAGGAAGACAGCATGGCACGTTCCACGGAGCAAAAATCGGATCAGAG ATCGGGTGCTACCAGGGTTTTGCTTTTGCTTGGAGGTGTCTCCTGCACACTTGTGCCACCGAGAAGGACAG CAAAAAGATGAAGGTCTTAGAGTCATTGATTGGAATGATTCAGAAATTCCCTTATGACGACCCTACTTACGATAAACTCCACGAAGACTTAGACAGGATCAGAGGGAAGTTTAAGCAG CTTTGTTCGTTACTAAACGTTCAGCCGGACTTTAAAATTAGTGCGGAAGGTTCTGGACTTGCCTTTTGA